The window CCCTTTTCGATGTTGACTCCCGTCCCACCGTAGTCATAAAGGTCGTTGTCCACGACGGTAACGTTCGTCGCCCGCTCGATGTTGAGCGATACCCCGGCGAAATCCGCGGACTCCTCTTGGACGCTCACGTTGCCGTCGATTCGGACGTTTCGCGCCCGCCCGCCGAATCCGACGTGACAGAACGATTTGTGGTAGCCAAACCCGATATTGCTCGCGATGAGGATGTATCCTCCAGCTTGGAGATCGTTGCCGCCGATTCCGGTGAGACTCCCCTCGAGGTTGTTTCCTAGCACGTTCCCGACGATGGCGACGTTTCGGGCTTGTTGGTGGTCGAACCCGCGCCAGACGTCACAGGAAATCGAACGGTCGAGGCCGTCGGTGACGACGTTTCCGGAGACGAGGACGTTTGCACCACCGACCTGAATTCCCCTGTCGCCGATATCACGGATTCGATTGCCGAGGATGCGGACGTTACGGGATTCCTTTTCCGCACTGATGCCGCTCCCGCCGGTTCCGTGTTCGTGATACGGATGGGTTCGCGTCAGATAGTTCCCGGACAGCGTGACGTTTTCGGCGTCCTTCACGACGATGCCGTGGCACAACTTCGCGCTCGGACGCTGGCCATCGGGGTTTCCGTCGTATCCCACGCCGCGAATCGTGACGTTCTCACAGTGGTCGTGGTGGCCGATTCGGAACCCACCGACGTTCGCCCCGTCTGCGGGTTTAACCAGCGTCGGTATGTCGGGACCGACGACGGTGACGCCGTCCACGTCGATGTCGAGCCACTGGGTCGTTCGATACGGTGCGTTCTCCCCGGTAATGACGACGGTGTCGCCCGCCGAGAGGTCGTTGAACGCGGATTCGAGGGCCGATGTCGTCGTGATGACGGCATCGGCGAAACGGCCCGCTTTCGTCTCCTCCGGTGTGGTTGCAAAAACGTCACGCCCGGCGAACGCGAGCGCCAATCCGGCAGTTCTCCGTAACACCCCTCGCCGTGGAATTCCCCCCATCCCGTTCGAGTGACGACGGGAAGCAAGCATTGTTTTGTGGCCGAACCCGTGTCGGCACTCTCTCCGTTAGAGTGCGCGGACGAATCGACGGGCATAGCGATTTATACCTCTTTCGACGATCCTCTAACACCATGGTCGAGGTTTACGAACACTATCGTCCGACGACGAATGCCTACCCGTCCGGCGTCTATCGTGTCGTCGGCGCGAGTGCCGAGATAACGCTTCTGCGGGTGACCGACGCACAAGGAAGACGCGCGTTTACCGGCGAGATACTACACGTCTCTTCGCACGTCCTCGACACCGAGTTCGAAGCCGCGGCGAACCCTGACTCGAAATTCTCCCCGATTGCTGTCGTGCGAAGCATCGGTTCAGGGCTGTACTGGTCAGTACGACGATTTCTGTGATGTCAGCAAAACCGGGGTGGTTCGATCGACCAGTACCCCGTTCACCCCGAAAAACCGCTCACTCCGCCATTCCTGCGAGTTCGTCGGGTATCGGCACGATACCGAGTTGCTGGAGCATTCCCAGCATATCCCAGTTCGCCCATGTCTCTTTGATAACGCCGTCCTCGACGCGATGCATCGCGAGACCGGTGATTTCGAAGGTCTCACCCGTCGGTTCGTGGCCCATGAACGCCCCTTCGTGGGTGCCACGCTCCACGCCGCGGAACACGACCAAATCGTCCTCCGCGATAATCTCTTCGATGGTCACTTCCCCGTCCGGGAAGGCCGATTGGAACATCGACATCATCTCGATAAATTCGTCCGGGCCCTGTACTCCACCGGGCGCGTCGGGGTCGTATCGTACATAGTCAGGCGCGAGTAGTTCGTCGGCCGTCGATTCGTCCCCCTCGTTGACGAACTCGGCTATCAGTCGCTGAACGACAGCTTTGTTCTCGTCCGTTCGTGTCATCGCTTTTCCCCCAGTTAAAGGAACGACTCCGACGTACAAAGTTGTTACTGAAATGTCATTTGATGGACCACTGGATAGCTGGCCATCATCGAACGCTGTGCATCAACCGGAGGAGTTCCCCCCGGTACGTGTCGCTGTTCCGATGCAGCACCGTCCGGAAGAACTCGTTCGTTGGTCGAACCCCCGTCGTGAGGATGAGTGATCCGTCGGACCGCGATACGTCGAAGTAGAGTACCGTCTTCACTCGACCGTTCCGACGAATCCCCGGAAATCGTTCGATGTTCGGAACCGGGGCCTCGGAGTACCGGTCGATGTCGTAGTACCCGACGTACTCGGCGGTCGCTTGCGCCTGCGTCGTTTCCCGCTCCGCCGGTTCTCGCTCGCGCAACTCCGTAAATCCTCGTTTCCGGGCCGTTCGTTCGAATCGACGTTTGGCGATTCCATCGACCAGCCCGGGTCGCGCGAGCGCCGAGAGCGGTGAATCGAACGTGATACGTGTGGCGATGAACACGCCGACGATACCCTCGAAGTCGCTCTGAAGACGTGTATCGACCGCCTCCGTGAGGCGAACGTCTTTGTAAATCAGCGTGGTTCTGTAGGCATCTCCGAAATCGATACCGCGGCGACGAACGTCGAACCGGTCGGTTTCCCTCGCTTCGATTTCCCACTGCCGAACGAGCGGGTCGGTTACCGTCGGATTTCTGTACCGCCCATCGCTCTGCCGCCCAGCGACGATGCCGCTCCCCACGACGACTGCCCCTCCCAGTCGCTCGATGAACCCCCTTCTATCCACGAGTAACGGTCGGTCTGCACGTGCATATTCCTCACGGCCCGAGCCGATTCGTTCGGATCCGTTCCGACCGATGGATTGCTCTCATTTTGGGACAAAAACATCATGGTCTTCACCCTCGTAGCCGTGTAGTTGCAGGGGTGGGAACAAATGTCAATGGACGCGGTCGTTTACCAAGGACCGCACGATGTAGAAGTGGAATCGGTCGATGAACCCGGTATCGAGCACCCGAACGATGTCGTTATCGACATTACGACGTCGGCGATATGTGGATCCGATCTCCACATGTACGAAGGACGAACCGACGCGGACCCCGGTATCGTCTTCGGGCACGAGAACATGGGAATCGTAGACGAAGTCGGCGACGGCGTGGAAACACTCGAAAAGGGTGACAGAATCGTCCTGCCGTTCAACGTTGCCTGTGGGTTCTGTAAGAACTGTGAGAACGGCAAAACGGGGTTCTGTCTCAACGTGAACCCCGGGTTCGCCGGTGGAGCGTACGGGTACGTCGCGATGGGACCGTACAAAGGAGGTCAGGCGGAGCGCCTTCGAGTCCCGTTCGCGGACTTCAATGCCCTCAAACTCCCGGAAGGGACGGAGCACGAGGATTCGTTCATCCTGCTCGCCGACATCTTCCCGACGGGATGGCACGGGACGGAGTTGGCCAACCTCCAACCCGGCGAATCGGTCGCCATCTTCGGCGCGGGGCCGGTCGGACTGATGGCCGCCTACAGCGCGAAGATCAAGGGCGCGTCGGAAATCTACGTGGTCGATAGGGTCCCAAGCAGGTTGGAACTCGCGGAAAAACACTGCGACGCGATGCCGATAAACTTCGAAGACGCGGACCCGGTCGAACAGATAAAGGACGCCCACGGCGGCGGTGTGGACAAGGGCGTGGACGCGGTCGGGTATCAGGCGATCGACCCCGATACGGACACGGGCGACGACGCGTACGACCCGGCACGTGAGAACCCGGCAGTGGTGCTCAACCAACTGATTCAGGTCGTGCGCCCGACCGGCCAGTTGGGTGTCCCCGGCCTGTACGTACCATCCGACCCCGGTGCGCCGGACGAGATGGCCGCACAGGGCCGCCTCGGCATCGACTTCGGGAAGTTCTTCGAGAAGGGCCTCAAGGTCGGAACCGGCCAGTGTAACGTCAAATCGTACAACCGCCAACTCCGGGATCTGATAATCGAGGGGCGTGCGGACCCGAGTTTTGTCGTCTCACATCGCGTGAGCCTCGACAAAGCACCGGAGATGTACGAGCGATTCGACAACCGTGAGAAAGGCGTGACGAAAGTTCTGCTCGAACCCTGAGCAGGAACGCTCATTTTTAACGAACCGTAGCGTGGTCACTCGTCCAACGGCACAACGCTGATAGCAGTTACGTGCATCTGGTTTTGCATGGTGGACGTTCGCACTGTCGAATTGGAGGGCCACATCATCGATTCCGGCATGATGCAGCGATGTTTCGGCGTCGTGATGGACTTGGACGGGGAGTTCGAAGTCGAGGAGTTTCGGGTCGGCAAACACAAAGACGAGGAGTCGTACGCTCGAATGACGGTCTCGGCGGACGACGAGGAGACGCTTCGGTCCATCCTCCACGAACTCCACCAGAACGGGGCACACGTTCCGAACCCGACGGATGCGGCACTGGAACCTGCTCCGGCGGACCAAGTCGTCCCGTACGGTTTCTACTCCACGACGAACCACCCGACGCAGGTTCGATACGAGGACGAATGGATTCCCGTCGAAAACATCGAGATGGATTGTGCCATCGTTATCGACCCCGACGAGGGACGGGCCACGACGAAGGTGCTCAACGCCATCGAGGAAGGCGACCTCGTCGTCACTGACGAATCGGGTGTGCGTGTCGACCCTCCGGAACGTCCGCGGGGCGGGGGTGGCCCGTTCGGATTCATGCAGGGTGGTGTGTCGAGCGAACGACCGTCCGAATCGCTCATTCGGGAAATCGGGGAAACCATCGTCGAGACGAAAGCGGAGGGAGGGAAGGTGCTCGCCGTGGTCGGACCGGCGCTCATCCACTCCGGTGCTGGCGACGACCTCGCACGTCTCATCCGCGAGGGCTACATCGACATGCTCAGCGCGGGCAACGGATTTGCAGTACACGACATCGAACGCGGTCGGTACGGCACCTCGCTCGGGATGGATATCGAGACGTTGGAACATCCGCGAAAAGGGCACAAGCATCACATCTACACCATCAGCGAAGTCATCCGAGCGGGCGGTATCGCCGAGGCGGTCGAAGACGGCCTCATCGAGGACGGTGTGATGTACGAGTGCGTGAAAAACGACGTGCCCTACGTCCTTGCCGGATCGATTCGTGACGACGGGCCATTACCGGATACGGTCACGGACGCGGTCGAGGCACAGAACGCCATCCGGGAGCAGGCGCACGAGGCGGACCTCGTGCTCATGCTTTCGACGCTTCTGCATTCGGTCGCGGTCGGCAACTGTCTCCCTTCGACCACTCGGGTCGTCTGTGTGGATATCAATCCTGCGACGGTCACGCAACTGCTCGACCGCGGAAGCGCACAGGCCATCGGGATGGTTACCGACGTGGGGACGTTCGTGCCGACGCTTGCCGAAACCGTCGTCGAGCGAGAGTGGACCGACTGAGGAGGGACCCGTCGCTCGATGATACACCCTCACCGAGACATGTCTCCGTTTCGGCGAAAACGTCTTGCCCACTCTCACCCTGTAACCCACAACCATGTCCGGGCCCTCTTCGTCGAACGACTCCCCCATCCGTTCGCTTCGGAGTACCGAATCAGCCGAGGAAGCCGCCTTTTTCAAACGCATCGTCAGGGAATCCCTCGACGGATTCATTATCATGAACGAGGAAGGGACCATCGTCTTCGCGAACGAAGCGGTCGGTACCCTTTTCGGATACGACGGGGACGAACTGGTCGAGCGTTCTATCGCCACCCTCTTTCCAGAACAGTATCGAGAAACGTACCTCGAGGAATTTTATCAGTATACTCACGAACCGGACGCGACGGTCGAATACACGGGCGTCGAGCGGGTGGGTCTTCGACGAACGGGAGAGGAGTTTCCGCTCTCTTTTTCACTTCGCGAGCACACGTATCGCGGTCAACGACTGTTCACGGCGATACTCCGTGATATCTCCGAGCAACGGCGGCAACAGGACGAACTCGAAGCCGCAACCGAAAAGTATCAAACGCTCGTCGAAACCGCGCCGGACGCCATCTTCGTGGCTGATGCCGAGACGGGAGTGTTACAGGAGGCAAACCGGGCCGCGGCCGAGTTGCTCAAACGACCGAAGGACGAGATCGAAGGGATGCACCAAACCGAACTCCATCCCACGGAGGAAACCGGACGCTACGAACGGATGTTTCGAGGACATCAAGAAGAGGGCGGCGTGTTCGAAGAGAACCACGACCTAACGGTGGTCGATTCCACTGGAGCCAGGATTCCGGTCGCAATCAACTCGAAGATAACCGAGTTAAACGGTCGCAAGGTCATTCAGGGCATCTTTCGGGATATTAGCGAGAGAAAACACCGAGAGGACGCGCTCAACGCGTTACACGAAACGACACAACGGATGTTCGAGACCGCGTCGTCACAAACGATCTGCACGCACGCAGTAACTACTGCCGCGGAGATTTTGGAGTTCCCGCTCAGCGGAATTCATTTCAAAGCAGATGATGCCGATGCGCTCGAACCGATCGCGACGACCGGCGACATCGCAGGTACGCTCGATGGATCGGTTCCGACGTTCACACCCGAAGACCCGTTCGTCTGGGACGTATTCGAGACGGGCGAGCCACGTGTCGTTCCCGACGTACAAGCGACGGACGAGGGAGCGGCCCGGGATACACCGATCCGAAGTATCATCGTCGTACCACTCGGCGAGCACGGTGTATTCATTACGTCGTCCGAGTCGGTTCGGGAGTTCGACCGAATCGACTTCGACCTGGTACGGGTACTGGCCGCGAACACCGAAGCAGCGTTGACCCGGGCCGAACGTGAACGTGCAATCGCTCGTCAGCGTGACGAGCTAACGACATTGAATCGAATCAACGCCATCGTGAGAGATATCAATCAAGCCTTGGTCGCCGCGCCGACACGCGAGGAAATCGAGCGGACGGTGTGTGAGCGGTTCGCCGCATCCGATGTCTACCATGGTGCGCTCGTCGGGACGCTGTCCGCGGCGGAACAGGGACTTTCCGTCCAAACGGCGGCCGGAATCGACGATGCGTATCTCGAAGCTGTCGCTAACGAAGGTGCCGAAACGGAGAACGGTGTCGCGGCCATGGCGTTACGAAGCGATACGGTGCAAGTGGTCGAAGACGTTCGGTCGGACCCGGCGTTTCCGACGTCGATACGGGCACAGGCAGCGGCGCGAAATTTCCATTCCGTCGCCTGTGTTCCATTTGGACACGGCGAGACCACCTACGGCGTCTTGGTGGTGTACGCATCGGAGCCGACGGTCATCGGGGCGCGCGAGCAAGCCGTTTTCGGCGAACTGGGGGAGATGATCGGTCACGCGATAAACGCCGCCGAAAGCAAAAAACTCCTCTACAGCGACCGCATCCTCGAACTCGAATTTTCGCTTACCGGGACCGGGTCGTTCTTCGTCGAGACGTCCGCGGAACTCGGTTGTTCGTTTACCCTCAACGGGGTGGTGCCGACGGCGAACGAATCGTACCTCTTCTACGTGACGAGTTCCGGTGTCCCGACGGAGGACGTCATCGAGCGAGCGGAAACATCCTCGAGTATCGAACACGTCCGCCGAATCCAAGGCGATGAGAGGGACAGTACGCTCGAACTGCTGATTCGCGGAACGCAAACCACTGCACAGGCGCTCATCGAACATGGTGCCTACATTCGTGGTGGGACGATTACGGACGGCGAGGGAACCCTCATCGCAGAAGCCCCGGCGAACACGGAGGTTCGCCCGTTCGTCGAAGCGGTGGAGGCAGTGTATCCGAACGCTACGCTCCTCGCAAAACGGGACCGCAAACATCCGCTTCACCCGACGCCCGGACTTCATTACGAGGTCGAAACCGAATTGACCGCCCGACAGTTGGAGATACTGTCGGCCGCATATCTGGCGGGATACTTCGACTATCCGCGGACGAGCACTGGGGCGGACCTCGCCGAGACGCTCGATATCTCCTCGCCGACGTTCCACCAACATCTACAGGCTGCACAGCGGAAGGTATTTTCCCTTCTATTCCACAACCGCGATGAGGGGGCCTGAGACCCTCTCATCCGCCATTCACAGATCGATACCTCAATACTGAGGCAGAGGACTAGTCAATCGTGGCTGATTTGCTATGATGATGAGCGACTCCGAGAAACGACACGGCAAACTCGAATCGTCACGGTCTCAACCGGAGGAAGTTCACGAGTCGAAACTATCGCCGAAGACCATCGCGAAGGTTCTGCAGGATCGACAACGGAGACTGATTTGTCACATCCTCGCGAATAGTTCCACTGTCACGACCTTCGACGACCTCATCGACGCCCTTTCGGACCGAGAACTGAACGCGCCGGAATCCGATACCGAGTTTGACCGTCGTTCCGCTTCGATTCAACTCCATCACGTCCACCTCCCATTGTTGGAGGATATCGGGGTTATCGAATACGAACCTCGGTGTGGAACCATTCGATACTGGGGACACTCGAGGATAGAACGCCGTCTCGACCGACTATCGGACATCGCGTAAGGAGGCTCATTTTACCGGGAGAAATCGACGACACCCGCCGTGCAACAGTCGTCGGTGCTCGCATTCGAACGACGACTCGTGTCGCGACACGCTTTGCCAGTCGGGAGTCGATAAACCGTTCTATTCGTAACGCTGCGACGGAAAGTATGTCGCCATGATATTTAGGTGCGCCTAAAAACCGGTGGCTTTACGTTTCTTTAGGCGAGCCTAAAACCCGTAATGCGTCGATGTACGCCACGGAACGTACGAATAGCCACGGCTGTCTCGCTCGATTCGAGGGCGTGGTCACGATGAACCGGGACGATAACCAACGGTTGCTCGAACAGCAGGCGCGCCGCGAATCGAACGCACGGACGTATCCCCGTCACCTTCCTCTCGCGATTCAGCGCGCGAAAGGCGTCGAAGTCGAAGACGCTGACGGGACGGTCTACTATGATTGTTTGGCGGGTGCGGGAACGCTCGCCCTCGGTCACAATCATCCCGTCGTCGTCCAGGCCATCGAGGATGTGCTGGATGCTGCGGTACCACTACATACGCTCGACATTACGACGCCGACGAAAGAACGGTTCGTAGACGCACTGTTCGATAGCCTTCCGGACGAGTTTTCGGAGTGCGCGCGCGTACAGTTCTGTAGCCCTGCCGGAACCGACGCCATAGAAGCGGCGCTGAAGCTCGTCAAAACCGCGACCGGGAACCGCTCTATGCTTGCCTTTCAGGGCGGCTATCACGGGATGACGCACGGTGCGCTCGGGTTAATGGGGGACACCGACCCGAAGGAATCAGTTCCGGGAACGATGCCAGACGTGCATCATCTTCCCTATCCATCCGACTATCGCTGTCCGTTCGGTATCGGCGGTGAAT of the Haladaptatus caseinilyticus genome contains:
- a CDS encoding right-handed parallel beta-helix repeat-containing protein, with protein sequence MGGIPRRGVLRRTAGLALAFAGRDVFATTPEETKAGRFADAVITTTSALESAFNDLSAGDTVVITGENAPYRTTQWLDIDVDGVTVVGPDIPTLVKPADGANVGGFRIGHHDHCENVTIRGVGYDGNPDGQRPSAKLCHGIVVKDAENVTLSGNYLTRTHPYHEHGTGGSGISAEKESRNVRILGNRIRDIGDRGIQVGGANVLVSGNVVTDGLDRSISCDVWRGFDHQQARNVAIVGNVLGNNLEGSLTGIGGNDLQAGGYILIASNIGFGYHKSFCHVGFGGRARNVRIDGNVSVQEESADFAGVSLNIERATNVTVVDNDLYDYGGTGVNIEKGISDFVVARNGLYDVGSDGIRITGAKDGIVARNTVSETGRAGILLDDARYVAVEHNDVRGAQRSGIVSRGNGTTNHEISENRVRKYGRSDGYYQGILLQTRENVVRGNRIYRSGGGLAIVETDGGGDNCYSENWADGTSPWRIESATSLVRGHVPAFDVHRGVVGDDAGTVSVRFDKSYARRPKLTFGRVGGGIETVSYTKTKRGAFDGVTITVESSNGVLDVFVESV
- a CDS encoding ester cyclase, yielding MTRTDENKAVVQRLIAEFVNEGDESTADELLAPDYVRYDPDAPGGVQGPDEFIEMMSMFQSAFPDGEVTIEEIIAEDDLVVFRGVERGTHEGAFMGHEPTGETFEITGLAMHRVEDGVIKETWANWDMLGMLQQLGIVPIPDELAGMAE
- a CDS encoding glutathione-independent formaldehyde dehydrogenase, which translates into the protein MDAVVYQGPHDVEVESVDEPGIEHPNDVVIDITTSAICGSDLHMYEGRTDADPGIVFGHENMGIVDEVGDGVETLEKGDRIVLPFNVACGFCKNCENGKTGFCLNVNPGFAGGAYGYVAMGPYKGGQAERLRVPFADFNALKLPEGTEHEDSFILLADIFPTGWHGTELANLQPGESVAIFGAGPVGLMAAYSAKIKGASEIYVVDRVPSRLELAEKHCDAMPINFEDADPVEQIKDAHGGGVDKGVDAVGYQAIDPDTDTGDDAYDPARENPAVVLNQLIQVVRPTGQLGVPGLYVPSDPGAPDEMAAQGRLGIDFGKFFEKGLKVGTGQCNVKSYNRQLRDLIIEGRADPSFVVSHRVSLDKAPEMYERFDNREKGVTKVLLEP
- a CDS encoding ornithine cyclodeaminase, nickel-pincer nucleotide-dependent, with product MVDVRTVELEGHIIDSGMMQRCFGVVMDLDGEFEVEEFRVGKHKDEESYARMTVSADDEETLRSILHELHQNGAHVPNPTDAALEPAPADQVVPYGFYSTTNHPTQVRYEDEWIPVENIEMDCAIVIDPDEGRATTKVLNAIEEGDLVVTDESGVRVDPPERPRGGGGPFGFMQGGVSSERPSESLIREIGETIVETKAEGGKVLAVVGPALIHSGAGDDLARLIREGYIDMLSAGNGFAVHDIERGRYGTSLGMDIETLEHPRKGHKHHIYTISEVIRAGGIAEAVEDGLIEDGVMYECVKNDVPYVLAGSIRDDGPLPDTVTDAVEAQNAIREQAHEADLVLMLSTLLHSVAVGNCLPSTTRVVCVDINPATVTQLLDRGSAQAIGMVTDVGTFVPTLAETVVEREWTD
- a CDS encoding PAS domain S-box protein — protein: MSGPSSSNDSPIRSLRSTESAEEAAFFKRIVRESLDGFIIMNEEGTIVFANEAVGTLFGYDGDELVERSIATLFPEQYRETYLEEFYQYTHEPDATVEYTGVERVGLRRTGEEFPLSFSLREHTYRGQRLFTAILRDISEQRRQQDELEAATEKYQTLVETAPDAIFVADAETGVLQEANRAAAELLKRPKDEIEGMHQTELHPTEETGRYERMFRGHQEEGGVFEENHDLTVVDSTGARIPVAINSKITELNGRKVIQGIFRDISERKHREDALNALHETTQRMFETASSQTICTHAVTTAAEILEFPLSGIHFKADDADALEPIATTGDIAGTLDGSVPTFTPEDPFVWDVFETGEPRVVPDVQATDEGAARDTPIRSIIVVPLGEHGVFITSSESVREFDRIDFDLVRVLAANTEAALTRAERERAIARQRDELTTLNRINAIVRDINQALVAAPTREEIERTVCERFAASDVYHGALVGTLSAAEQGLSVQTAAGIDDAYLEAVANEGAETENGVAAMALRSDTVQVVEDVRSDPAFPTSIRAQAAARNFHSVACVPFGHGETTYGVLVVYASEPTVIGAREQAVFGELGEMIGHAINAAESKKLLYSDRILELEFSLTGTGSFFVETSAELGCSFTLNGVVPTANESYLFYVTSSGVPTEDVIERAETSSSIEHVRRIQGDERDSTLELLIRGTQTTAQALIEHGAYIRGGTITDGEGTLIAEAPANTEVRPFVEAVEAVYPNATLLAKRDRKHPLHPTPGLHYEVETELTARQLEILSAAYLAGYFDYPRTSTGADLAETLDISSPTFHQHLQAAQRKVFSLLFHNRDEGA
- a CDS encoding DUF7344 domain-containing protein, with product MSDSEKRHGKLESSRSQPEEVHESKLSPKTIAKVLQDRQRRLICHILANSSTVTTFDDLIDALSDRELNAPESDTEFDRRSASIQLHHVHLPLLEDIGVIEYEPRCGTIRYWGHSRIERRLDRLSDIA